Proteins encoded within one genomic window of Patescibacteria group bacterium:
- a CDS encoding nucleoside triphosphate pyrophosphohydrolase encodes MKFEHFETNLEKENEYPKLVRDRIPEIIKERSGEEAKTRILEIREEYLTFLLKKVEEEAHELANAEDKEHIVEEVADVMELIESILEFYDVDMETVLKVKKEKADKRGGFKKRILMLEKV; translated from the coding sequence ATGAAATTTGAACATTTCGAAACGAACTTAGAAAAAGAAAATGAATATCCCAAATTAGTGCGCGACAGAATCCCGGAAATCATTAAAGAAAGAAGTGGCGAAGAAGCTAAAACAAGGATCTTGGAAATCAGAGAAGAATATTTGACATTCCTACTTAAGAAGGTTGAAGAAGAGGCGCACGAATTAGCAAACGCCGAAGACAAAGAACATATTGTTGAAGAAGTTGCAGATGTTATGGAATTAATCGAATCGATTTTGGAATTTTACGATGTTGACATGGAAACAGTTCTTAAAGTCAAGAAAGAAAAGGCAGACAAACGTGGCGGTTTCAAAAAAAGAATTTTAATGTTAGAAAAAGTTTAA
- a CDS encoding class I SAM-dependent methyltransferase, which translates to MTKPKTIAYYERLAKKLIKEYADYERVEFEDRDCLERVILPYILGHHNPQRTLDIGREDYQTFYNLYFENRELWTLDFDPKRKKFGAKGHHITDDVANVKNHFEDGYFNFILMNGVFGWGLNDPIKIEQTFNSIYELLAPGGIFILGWNDIKDLTPVPLDQIEALKKFKPMEFPPLSTCQFKAQNGEHTYNFYIKE; encoded by the coding sequence ATGACCAAGCCAAAAACTATTGCTTACTACGAAAGACTAGCTAAAAAATTAATCAAAGAATATGCCGACTACGAGCGCGTAGAGTTCGAAGACCGCGATTGTCTAGAGCGAGTAATTCTACCCTACATCCTCGGCCACCACAATCCACAAAGAACACTTGATATTGGTCGAGAGGATTACCAAACATTTTACAATTTATATTTTGAAAACCGTGAGCTTTGGACCTTGGACTTCGACCCAAAACGAAAAAAGTTCGGCGCCAAAGGTCATCACATCACCGACGACGTTGCCAATGTCAAAAATCATTTTGAAGATGGTTATTTCAACTTCATCTTAATGAATGGCGTCTTTGGTTGGGGCCTTAATGATCCAATCAAGATTGAACAAACGTTTAATTCCATTTACGAACTTCTTGCCCCCGGTGGCATATTTATTCTTGGCTGGAACGACATCAAAGATCTTACCCCAGTTCCCCTAGACCAGATAGAAGCTTTGAAAAAATTTAAACCGATGGAATTCCCCCCACTTAGCACTTGTCAATTCAAGGCACAAAACGGTGAACACACCTACAATTTCTATATAAAAGAGTGA
- a CDS encoding glycosyltransferase, whose amino-acid sequence MNKPKPPCILYISTYPPRECGIATFCKDTIDAFDKEFGDTLKTKVLAVNDNGTSIYNYPRKVSMQMYQSEMVDYLKKATQINNSPEIKLVNIQHEYGIFGGDWGDYLLPFMELVQKPIILTMHTVLPKPHDKLKNLTKAITEKAAAITVMTKTSATILEKIYGVPKSKINIVPHGVHNISFPSKSKAKKKLNLEGKTILSTFGMLNRDKGIEYAIEALPEIVAKHPNVMYLVLGATHPVVRREEGEVYRNRLKRLVIKNKLQDHVKFYDKYLTIKELIEFLKATDVYISPTLNPKQAVSGTISYALSCACPIIATKNQYAKDVLDNSRGYLVKFKNSLEIKNALADVLADTKARKEMGKNSYFYSRHMTFQNTAIAYFKLYNQIANIVPRNRDKLPEINMQHIRTLTDKFGMIQFAQHTRPDIHSGYCLDDNARALLGCVEYHDTKKSNVVLGLINTYFNFVKITEKSNRKFYNLYSYQRTPDEDNESEDSYGRGIWSLGYVINSKRLPEDMKKQARSILRRTIDSANNLNSLRAVSFTIIGLSESLEKDPNKQQLEIFKRLSEKLVRKFNQQLKDSQDENWAWFEDCLTYSNYKLSEAMFRAYKITENPIYLEIADRSIQFLNKITFEGNGHFSPIGQDGWYFRTGKRAYFDQQPEDASSAVEALVVAYQITGNKDYKAKAELAFQWFLGKNHLNQMVYDENTGGCYDGLGRNSLNFNQGAESTLSYFLARLAIEKIAKS is encoded by the coding sequence ATGAACAAACCAAAACCACCGTGCATCCTGTACATCAGTACTTACCCTCCTCGTGAGTGTGGTATCGCAACCTTTTGCAAGGATACGATTGATGCATTTGATAAAGAATTTGGCGACACTCTCAAGACGAAGGTTTTGGCAGTCAACGACAATGGTACTTCGATTTATAATTATCCGCGCAAGGTCAGTATGCAGATGTATCAATCAGAAATGGTTGACTATCTAAAGAAAGCGACGCAGATTAATAACTCTCCAGAAATCAAGCTGGTTAACATCCAGCATGAATACGGCATCTTTGGCGGCGACTGGGGCGACTATCTTTTGCCTTTCATGGAGCTGGTTCAAAAGCCGATTATTCTCACCATGCACACAGTTTTACCGAAGCCGCATGACAAATTGAAAAATCTAACCAAGGCTATTACCGAGAAGGCCGCTGCGATTACAGTCATGACCAAGACTTCCGCCACTATTCTCGAAAAAATTTACGGCGTGCCAAAAAGCAAAATCAATATCGTGCCTCATGGCGTTCACAATATTTCCTTCCCTTCCAAGTCCAAGGCCAAGAAGAAATTAAATCTTGAAGGCAAAACTATTCTTTCCACTTTTGGTATGTTAAATCGTGACAAAGGTATCGAATATGCAATTGAGGCTTTACCAGAAATTGTTGCCAAGCACCCCAATGTAATGTATTTAGTTTTAGGTGCTACTCATCCAGTCGTGCGTCGTGAAGAAGGTGAAGTTTATCGCAACCGACTCAAACGGCTTGTGATCAAAAACAAACTTCAGGATCATGTAAAATTTTATGACAAATATTTAACCATCAAAGAATTAATCGAATTTTTGAAGGCAACCGATGTTTACATCTCCCCAACTTTAAACCCAAAACAAGCCGTCAGTGGTACGATTTCTTATGCCCTCTCCTGCGCTTGTCCAATTATTGCCACCAAAAATCAATACGCCAAGGACGTTTTGGATAATAGCCGTGGCTATCTAGTAAAGTTTAAAAATTCTTTAGAAATCAAAAATGCTTTAGCGGATGTCTTGGCTGATACCAAGGCACGCAAAGAAATGGGCAAGAATTCATATTTTTATTCTCGGCACATGACTTTCCAAAACACCGCTATCGCCTATTTCAAATTATACAATCAGATTGCCAATATTGTTCCCCGCAATCGCGACAAGTTGCCGGAAATAAATATGCAACATATCCGCACTTTGACCGACAAGTTCGGCATGATCCAATTTGCGCAACACACTCGCCCTGATATTCACTCTGGCTACTGCCTTGATGATAATGCTCGTGCCCTCCTAGGTTGTGTTGAATATCATGACACCAAAAAATCCAACGTTGTTCTTGGATTGATTAATACTTATTTTAATTTTGTTAAAATCACCGAGAAGTCAAATAGGAAATTTTACAACCTTTATTCTTATCAAAGAACCCCTGACGAAGACAACGAAAGTGAAGACTCCTATGGTCGTGGCATTTGGTCACTAGGTTACGTTATCAATAGCAAGCGCCTACCAGAAGACATGAAGAAACAAGCTCGAAGCATTCTCCGTCGTACTATCGATTCAGCCAACAATCTTAATTCCCTACGCGCGGTTTCTTTTACCATTATCGGTCTCTCTGAATCCTTGGAAAAAGATCCCAACAAACAACAATTAGAAATCTTCAAACGCTTAAGCGAAAAATTGGTACGCAAATTCAACCAACAGTTAAAAGATAGCCAAGACGAAAACTGGGCTTGGTTTGAAGATTGTCTTACTTACTCCAATTACAAATTATCCGAGGCAATGTTTAGAGCATACAAGATCACTGAAAATCCAATTTATCTTGAAATCGCTGATCGCAGTATTCAATTCTTAAACAAGATTACTTTTGAAGGCAATGGCCACTTCTCTCCAATTGGACAAGATGGTTGGTATTTCCGTACTGGCAAGCGTGCCTATTTTGACCAACAACCAGAAGATGCTTCTTCTGCGGTTGAAGCACTCGTGGTCGCCTACCAAATTACCGGCAACAAAGACTACAAAGCCAAAGCCGAGCTAGCCTTCCAATGGTTCTTGGGCAAAAATCATCTTAACCAAATGGTTTATGATGAAAATACCGGTGGTTGCTACGACGGACTTGGTCGCAACTCTCTAAACTTTAATCAAGGCGCAGAATCAACTCTTTCCTATTTTCTTGCGAGATTGGCCATTGAGAAGATTGCTAAATCATAA
- a CDS encoding ABC transporter ATP-binding protein, which produces MSIIEVKNLSKTYDYYKKQPGLLASLKSLFKREKLFAEAVKAVNFSLEEGEIVGFLGPNGAGKTTTLKMLSGILHPTSGEVNVLGYNPWKREPAFQKQFGLVMGQKSQLWFDLPALDSFILQKEIYEVSDEDYKKRMDELVELLDVKDVLDKQVRKLSLGERMKCELLMALIHNPKVLFLDEPTIGLDVISQKNVRDFIKKYNQLNKTTIILTSHYMADIKELCKRVVLIDQGVIVYDGLLSELIVKYAPHKDIKIIFADGEIKKEALVEFGTVLEFSAHSAVVRVDRDRAKETAARILSSDLPVEDIEIKEEDISAVVGEVFKSK; this is translated from the coding sequence ATGTCGATTATTGAAGTAAAAAATTTAAGTAAAACTTACGATTATTATAAGAAGCAACCCGGGCTTTTGGCGTCATTGAAGTCTTTATTTAAGCGTGAAAAATTATTTGCTGAGGCGGTGAAAGCGGTTAATTTTTCTTTGGAAGAAGGCGAAATCGTTGGTTTTCTTGGTCCGAATGGCGCGGGCAAGACGACGACTTTGAAAATGTTGTCCGGAATTTTGCACCCGACCAGTGGAGAGGTTAATGTTTTGGGTTACAATCCCTGGAAACGCGAACCAGCTTTCCAAAAACAGTTTGGCTTGGTGATGGGACAAAAAAGTCAGCTCTGGTTTGACTTGCCGGCTCTGGATAGTTTTATTTTGCAAAAAGAGATTTATGAAGTTTCCGATGAAGATTATAAAAAAAGAATGGATGAATTGGTTGAGCTGTTGGACGTTAAAGATGTTTTGGATAAGCAAGTGCGCAAATTGTCCCTGGGTGAACGCATGAAATGCGAATTATTGATGGCGCTGATTCATAATCCTAAGGTGTTGTTTCTGGATGAGCCGACCATTGGTCTGGATGTGATATCACAAAAAAATGTCCGTGATTTTATCAAAAAATATAATCAGTTGAATAAGACGACGATTATTTTGACCTCGCACTATATGGCTGATATCAAAGAATTGTGTAAGCGAGTGGTTTTGATCGATCAAGGTGTGATTGTTTATGATGGACTTTTGAGCGAGTTGATTGTGAAGTATGCTCCGCACAAAGACATTAAAATTATTTTTGCCGACGGGGAGATTAAAAAAGAGGCTTTGGTAGAATTTGGCACCGTGTTAGAGTTTTCCGCGCATTCAGCCGTAGTTCGCGTTGACCGTGATCGAGCCAAGGAAACAGCGGCGAGAATTTTGTCATCTGACCTGCCGGTTGAGGATATTGAGATTAAAGAAGAAGATATTAGTGCAGTAGTCGGAGAAGTGTTTAAGAGTAAATAG
- a CDS encoding ABC-2 family transporter protein encodes MRKYFTVLKMAAQQSLVYRFNFFANFFGGFLSLVVMVYVWLAVYRNGGMAGTYSLRSLVAYYLIMFVIFLSYKGVGDIAWHLGDYIRLGSFSSFLVKPMDLTKYYLFRSMGLFMYDFLVLIFIISSLLFFPKLGFLPVNVLLFVPSLILAATIYFFVFYIIGLLAFHFGMVMGINFLMYNVVAFFSGSMLPLDLLPKGLQWWANFLPFKYIGFFPLSVIQGKLSGHEIIWGFAGGLLWLVWFYLFAKFIYYSGVEKYEASGA; translated from the coding sequence ATGAGAAAATATTTTACAGTATTAAAAATGGCAGCGCAGCAAAGCCTAGTGTATCGCTTTAATTTTTTTGCGAATTTTTTTGGTGGCTTTTTGTCGTTGGTGGTGATGGTCTATGTGTGGTTGGCGGTTTATCGCAATGGCGGCATGGCCGGCACTTATTCTTTGCGATCATTGGTGGCGTATTATTTGATTATGTTCGTGATTTTTTTGTCCTACAAAGGGGTGGGCGATATTGCTTGGCATTTGGGGGATTATATTCGCCTAGGCTCATTTTCGTCTTTTTTAGTAAAGCCGATGGATTTGACCAAATATTACTTATTCCGTAGTATGGGCTTGTTTATGTATGATTTTTTGGTATTAATTTTTATCATTAGTTCTTTATTGTTTTTCCCTAAACTAGGTTTTTTGCCAGTGAATGTGCTTCTATTTGTTCCTAGTTTAATCTTGGCGGCGACGATTTATTTTTTTGTTTTTTACATAATTGGACTGTTAGCGTTTCATTTTGGCATGGTGATGGGAATTAATTTTCTCATGTATAATGTGGTGGCCTTTTTCTCTGGTAGTATGCTACCCCTTGATTTATTGCCAAAGGGTTTGCAGTGGTGGGCTAATTTTTTGCCGTTCAAATATATCGGCTTTTTCCCTTTGAGTGTCATTCAGGGTAAATTGTCCGGGCACGAAATTATTTGGGGATTTGCAGGCGGATTATTGTGGTTGGTTTGGTTTTATTTATTCGCAAAATTTATTTATTATAGTGGTGTAGAAAAATATGAGGCAAGCGGTGCTTAA
- a CDS encoding ABC-2 family transporter protein, whose amino-acid sequence MRQAVLKKIRKYFVVWLINAKARLMERMAYPVNFFVMAMAVVLQMVLPVILLNVIFRFSGDLSGWNRDQAMIVLATYMFIEGLSWATHAFVAGLKMNIMSGTFDSFLVKPIDAQFSASFSRADPEDWMRLVTAAIVFVKATENLVFTWGQLAVNAFLYLFLLVTAYLIVYSISLFVATLSIWFTEVRALFTITDNIIKMSRYPTDIYFPSAVRIIFSTILPIAFISTIPAKIFLFGPRLDLIAYSFIVAIIFFVASRKFFHYGLKHYSSASS is encoded by the coding sequence ATGAGGCAAGCGGTGCTTAAAAAAATACGCAAATATTTTGTTGTTTGGTTAATTAACGCCAAGGCGCGTTTGATGGAACGCATGGCCTACCCGGTCAACTTTTTCGTCATGGCCATGGCGGTGGTTTTGCAAATGGTTTTGCCGGTGATTTTATTGAATGTTATTTTTCGTTTTTCAGGTGATTTGTCGGGTTGGAATCGAGATCAGGCGATGATTGTCTTGGCGACCTATATGTTCATTGAAGGTTTGTCGTGGGCGACACATGCCTTTGTGGCTGGTTTGAAAATGAATATTATGAGCGGGACTTTCGATAGTTTTTTAGTCAAGCCGATTGACGCGCAATTTAGCGCTTCTTTTTCGCGCGCTGATCCGGAAGACTGGATGCGCTTGGTGACAGCGGCAATTGTTTTTGTGAAGGCAACAGAAAATCTGGTTTTTACCTGGGGGCAATTAGCGGTTAATGCTTTTCTCTATCTGTTCTTACTAGTCACTGCTTATCTTATTGTGTACAGCATCTCCTTATTTGTAGCAACCTTGTCGATTTGGTTTACTGAAGTGCGTGCATTATTTACCATTACCGACAATATCATCAAAATGTCTCGTTACCCAACGGATATTTATTTCCCCAGCGCCGTGCGTATTATTTTTTCAACGATTTTGCCAATTGCTTTCATCTCCACCATCCCTGCTAAAATATTCCTCTTCGGCCCGCGCCTAGATTTAATCGCGTATTCGTTTATCGTTGCAATTATCTTTTTTGTCGCTTCAAGAAAATTTTTCCACTACGGCTTGAAACATTATTCAAGCGCGTCAAGTTAA
- a CDS encoding MFS transporter: MSQLRIINLINSLEAVAGTVIGIFVPVYLLNSGFSLRMIFVYYLIYSAGVPIFFMTAAKVCERYGVRRTFLARIPIVFLFYTALFMVDKFSFLVFLLPLLKSLEASLMYYPMHFIFINQVEHDDMSKHVSHLFAWPQIVGIIMPIVSGAIALLFGFKNLFALVFVVYFISIFVYLRFEDYQIKTKFDFQKVFAFFKKYPKYIVMEVFENIREDMHGIVWPIFFYFTIASSLGEKIGIASVGSINSITAVIVLLFTMAMGRISDRYSKNKLMKFGFMLATLTWVTAYFLDNNIYLYLFSILFSFVSVMIELPYQALTYQLAKKDKQSSEFIVFREIPLFFARALVYIACILLIANLKITFLIAAVIFAFFALI; the protein is encoded by the coding sequence ATGTCACAACTTCGTATAATTAATTTAATAAACTCCCTAGAAGCCGTCGCCGGAACAGTAATCGGCATTTTTGTGCCGGTTTACTTATTGAATTCCGGTTTTTCGCTGCGAATGATTTTTGTTTATTATCTGATTTATTCTGCCGGTGTGCCGATTTTTTTTATGACCGCCGCCAAGGTTTGCGAACGTTATGGTGTGCGACGAACTTTTTTAGCGAGAATTCCGATTGTTTTTCTTTTTTATACTGCACTTTTTATGGTTGATAAATTTTCTTTCTTGGTTTTTTTATTGCCGTTGCTGAAATCCCTTGAAGCCAGTTTGATGTACTATCCGATGCATTTTATTTTTATCAATCAGGTCGAACATGATGATATGAGCAAGCACGTTTCGCATCTTTTTGCTTGGCCGCAAATCGTCGGAATTATCATGCCGATTGTGTCGGGTGCAATTGCCTTGTTGTTTGGTTTTAAAAATCTGTTTGCGCTGGTGTTTGTGGTTTATTTTATTTCGATTTTTGTTTATTTGCGTTTTGAAGATTATCAGATAAAAACCAAATTTGATTTTCAAAAAGTTTTTGCTTTTTTCAAGAAATATCCCAAATATATTGTAATGGAAGTTTTTGAGAATATCCGCGAGGATATGCACGGCATCGTCTGGCCAATCTTCTTTTATTTTACAATTGCCAGTAGTCTGGGCGAGAAAATCGGCATTGCCTCGGTTGGCTCAATTAATTCAATTACAGCAGTAATCGTTTTATTGTTTACAATGGCAATGGGCAGAATTTCGGATCGGTATAGCAAGAATAAATTGATGAAGTTTGGTTTTATGTTGGCGACGCTCACCTGGGTGACGGCCTATTTTTTGGATAATAATATTTATCTGTATTTATTTTCAATCTTATTCAGCTTCGTCAGTGTCATGATTGAACTGCCATACCAAGCGCTTACTTATCAACTGGCCAAGAAAGACAAACAAAGTAGCGAGTTTATCGTCTTCCGCGAAATTCCACTATTCTTCGCTCGCGCCCTAGTATACATTGCCTGTATTTTATTGATAGCAAATCTAAAAATTACATTTTTAATTGCAGCCGTCATCTTTGCATTCTTTGCACTAATATAA
- a CDS encoding NAD(P)H-dependent oxidoreductase, producing the protein MKTLVIYYSLTNNAKFIAEEIANAIGADILVLRTKKEILKPTGFMKYFWGGRQVMMKEMPELLPLEKNPSDYDLIIIGTPVWAWTFTPPLRTFFATAKIQNKKVAIFCTHGGGMRNTLEDMKKELAGNEIVGKIDFKEPLKYDKEESGRKVREWAKNLLG; encoded by the coding sequence ATGAAAACTCTTGTTATTTATTATTCACTAACGAATAATGCTAAATTTATTGCTGAGGAAATTGCGAATGCGATTGGGGCGGATATTTTGGTTTTAAGGACTAAGAAGGAAATATTGAAGCCGACTGGATTTATGAAATATTTTTGGGGTGGACGACAGGTGATGATGAAGGAAATGCCGGAATTATTACCATTGGAAAAGAATCCAAGTGATTATGATTTAATTATTATTGGCACTCCAGTTTGGGCTTGGACATTTACGCCACCGTTGCGAACTTTTTTTGCAACTGCAAAAATACAAAATAAAAAAGTTGCTATTTTTTGCACTCACGGCGGAGGCATGAGAAATACCTTGGAGGACATGAAAAAGGAATTAGCTGGTAATGAGATTGTTGGTAAGATAGATTTTAAAGAACCTTTGAAATATGACAAAGAAGAGAGTGGGCGCAAGGTGAGGGAATGGGCGAAGAACTTATTAGGATAA
- a CDS encoding aminotransferase class I/II-fold pyridoxal phosphate-dependent enzyme, which translates to MTKKLFERTRDIKVSPIKQIEMAAARIPGAISLAQGIPSFDTPLPIREYAKRMIDEGKCARYSLTIGLPELLETVAENLARDGMFYDPWTEIIATCGSIEAITASLMALTNPGDDVLIPSPTYVSYQEAIKVAGARPCFFPLDEDRNFDLKVDELEKYLTPRTKVIFYCNPNNPTGTIYSKEQLLKLAAFAEKHDLMILTDEVYKDFVYNGEPYFSLAQMPELKARVVRVFSFSKAYAMTGWRIGFVHSDKTVIAEILKIHDSMVTCAPVVSQYAAIAAFEHAQDYVNEFKEEFLRRRDRTLELLNGLAHVFDYQQPNSSYFVFPRVKDLVPYANDSTKLAYDILEKVGVALVPGAAFGPTGESHLRISYGYSMENIEKAFERLYEYFKVNGQAEKIKTVELDNNLILSRKIVKTSQLQKVAYNFLRSCARVYLWRTKPEIIAITGSTEKTSTKRRLVTELEKERKVRANPKSNNTEIGVILSVLDLDWKMEKCKLFIFAKAMWRAMFLSKVDVLILELGISEVGDARAHLQLLTPDKLILTNITPSFSSDLEYLKVMEAEIAYLLKNLPQCNIELVGNDDRLRELIKSIKK; encoded by the coding sequence ATGACAAAAAAACTTTTCGAACGCACGCGCGATATCAAGGTGTCGCCGATTAAGCAGATTGAGATGGCGGCGGCGCGGATTCCGGGGGCGATTAGTTTGGCGCAGGGGATTCCGAGTTTTGATACGCCCTTGCCGATTCGTGAATATGCGAAGCGGATGATTGATGAGGGGAAGTGTGCGCGGTATTCTTTGACGATCGGGTTGCCGGAGTTACTTGAGACCGTGGCGGAGAATTTGGCGCGCGATGGGATGTTTTATGATCCGTGGACGGAGATTATTGCGACTTGCGGGTCGATTGAAGCGATTACGGCGAGCTTGATGGCGCTGACTAATCCGGGGGATGATGTTTTGATTCCGTCGCCGACTTATGTTTCGTATCAGGAGGCGATCAAAGTGGCGGGAGCGCGGCCGTGTTTTTTTCCTTTGGACGAGGATCGGAATTTTGATTTGAAAGTTGATGAGTTGGAGAAATATTTGACGCCTCGAACTAAGGTGATTTTTTATTGCAATCCGAATAATCCGACCGGGACGATTTATTCCAAGGAGCAACTTTTGAAATTGGCCGCCTTTGCGGAGAAGCATGACTTGATGATTTTGACTGATGAAGTTTATAAGGATTTTGTATATAACGGTGAACCGTATTTTTCACTGGCGCAGATGCCAGAGTTGAAGGCGCGTGTGGTGCGGGTCTTTTCTTTTTCCAAGGCTTATGCGATGACGGGGTGGCGGATCGGTTTTGTGCATTCGGACAAGACGGTGATTGCTGAGATTTTGAAGATTCATGATTCGATGGTGACCTGTGCGCCGGTCGTGTCGCAGTATGCCGCCATTGCTGCCTTCGAGCACGCGCAAGATTATGTAAATGAATTCAAAGAAGAATTTTTGCGTCGGCGGGATCGAACTTTGGAGTTGTTGAATGGACTAGCGCACGTCTTTGATTATCAGCAACCGAACTCATCTTATTTTGTTTTTCCCCGCGTCAAAGATCTTGTGCCTTATGCTAATGACTCAACCAAGCTCGCTTATGATATTTTAGAAAAGGTGGGCGTGGCCCTCGTGCCCGGTGCAGCTTTTGGTCCGACGGGCGAATCGCATCTGCGGATTTCTTATGGCTATTCGATGGAAAATATCGAGAAAGCCTTTGAACGTTTGTATGAATATTTTAAGGTGAATGGTCAGGCGGAGAAAATTAAAACAGTTGAACTGGATAATAACTTAATCTTGTCGAGAAAAATCGTGAAGACTTCACAATTGCAAAAAGTGGCTTATAACTTCTTGCGCAGCTGTGCTCGAGTTTACCTTTGGCGCACAAAACCAGAGATTATTGCCATCACTGGAAGTACGGAAAAAACGTCTACGAAGCGTCGCTTAGTGACCGAGTTGGAAAAAGAGAGAAAAGTGCGGGCCAATCCGAAGTCGAATAACACGGAAATCGGGGTGATTTTGTCGGTCTTAGACTTGGATTGGAAAATGGAGAAATGTAAATTATTTATCTTTGCCAAGGCAATGTGGCGGGCTATGTTTTTGTCTAAGGTTGATGTTTTGATTTTAGAGTTGGGCATTTCCGAAGTTGGTGATGCGCGGGCGCATTTACAATTACTGACGCCGGACAAATTGATTCTCACCAATATTACACCGAGTTTTTCAAGTGACTTGGAATATTTAAAGGTGATGGAAGCAGAGATTGCTTATTTGTTAAAAAATTTACCGCAGTGTAATATTGAATTAGTTGGCAATGATGATCGACTAAGGGAATTAATAAAAAGTATTAAAAAATAA